One window of the Afipia felis ATCC 53690 genome contains the following:
- a CDS encoding HNH endonuclease, with translation MKSPRRRQPETIEELLAPDRVWVTPCGCWLWLGGDDGYGDAFGRGAYGRILRPGTRRVMPVHRYVFEKFKGPIPHGYDVDHMCARWSCDV, from the coding sequence ATGAAAAGCCCTCGCCGCCGACAGCCAGAAACGATCGAGGAGCTGCTCGCGCCCGATCGCGTGTGGGTGACGCCGTGCGGCTGCTGGCTGTGGCTCGGTGGCGACGACGGCTATGGCGATGCGTTCGGCCGCGGCGCTTATGGCCGTATCCTGCGACCAGGCACGCGGCGCGTCATGCCCGTGCATCGCTACGTGTTCGAGAAATTCAAAGGCCCGATACCGCACGGTTACGACGTCGACCACATGTGTGCGCGGTGGAGCTGCGATGTGG